In Shouchella patagoniensis, the following are encoded in one genomic region:
- a CDS encoding UxaA family hydrolase, with amino-acid sequence MSLKLTGYHRSDGTVGIRNHVLILPTIVCATQAAMNVTKLVDGTVSIVHQHGCAQVGADYEQTFRTYVGMGLNPNVYGVVVMGLGCETHQGRSVANEIAKRTNKPVELVSIQDHSGTLQATVEAAKIATKMVQDASMVEREPILFSDLVVGTECGGSDACSGLSANPAVGYVSDAIAEKGGTSILAETTELIGAEHLLADRAKNEQVVKRVFEVIEAMENRAFGMGVDIRTGNPSPGNKKGGLTTLEEKSLGAAAKAGTSRLNELVNYAEKPTEKGLVWMDTPGHDIEQLTGMTAGGAQLVLFTSGRGTPTGSPIAPVIKIATNTAMFEMMNDNMDVNAGTIIEGKETIEETGERLMAEIAAVASGKRTKAEILKQHDFGIWRIGPTF; translated from the coding sequence ATGAGTCTTAAATTAACCGGCTATCACCGTTCCGATGGGACAGTGGGCATACGGAACCACGTCTTAATTTTACCCACAATCGTCTGTGCGACTCAAGCGGCAATGAATGTCACTAAGCTCGTGGATGGGACAGTCTCTATTGTACATCAACACGGGTGCGCCCAAGTTGGCGCTGATTATGAGCAAACGTTCCGCACCTACGTGGGCATGGGATTAAATCCAAACGTTTATGGTGTCGTCGTAATGGGGCTAGGTTGCGAGACGCATCAGGGCAGGAGCGTTGCGAATGAAATCGCTAAACGAACAAATAAACCGGTTGAGCTTGTTTCAATCCAAGATCATAGCGGTACGCTTCAGGCGACAGTAGAAGCAGCAAAAATTGCAACGAAGATGGTACAAGACGCATCTATGGTTGAAAGAGAGCCAATTTTGTTCTCTGACTTGGTTGTTGGCACCGAATGCGGTGGCTCTGACGCTTGTTCAGGCTTATCTGCCAATCCGGCGGTCGGATACGTTAGCGACGCGATTGCTGAAAAAGGTGGCACTTCAATCTTAGCAGAGACGACAGAGCTAATTGGTGCTGAACATTTACTGGCAGACCGGGCAAAAAACGAACAAGTTGTTAAGCGTGTTTTTGAGGTGATTGAAGCGATGGAAAATCGCGCTTTTGGGATGGGAGTCGATATTCGTACAGGAAATCCAAGCCCTGGGAATAAAAAAGGCGGATTGACCACGCTTGAGGAGAAATCACTAGGGGCTGCAGCTAAAGCGGGTACATCCCGTTTGAATGAACTTGTCAATTATGCCGAAAAGCCGACAGAAAAAGGATTAGTTTGGATGGATACCCCGGGTCATGATATTGAGCAGCTTACTGGTATGACGGCAGGTGGTGCCCAACTTGTGTTGTTTACGAGCGGGCGTGGCACGCCAACTGGATCGCCAATCGCACCTGTTATCAAGATTGCGACTAATACAGCAATGTTTGAAATGATGAATGACAATATGGACGTAAATGCTGGAACAATTATTGAAGGTAAAGAAACGATTGAAGAAACGGGTGAACGTCTGATGGCTGAAATTGCTGCTGTTGCTTCTGGTAAACGGACGAAAGCGGAAATTCTCAAACAACATGACTTCGGGATATGGCGAATTGGACCGACGTTTTAA
- a CDS encoding universal stress protein, with translation MYKRIVVGVDGSEQSNHAFAKALVIAEASEATLIIGHVMDIRNFPNEHLLYSGQLWEEWKGVADELLQAHKKQAEAKGVVVETAFSSGNPRIQVAKELTKDYEADLLITSATGRNRIDRLFTGSVAEAAMRHSPCDYLIVKGYENASNRYTNIVVGIDGSNQSENAVREAAILAKEHGSDLTIVYVLPVSSYQGVATSSPELMEKREREKIKDMLASNKERAEEMGALNVKTEFLYGSPREKFSTGLSNTINPDLIVIGSTGTNMVTRFMIGSVAEAAMRHAPCDVLTVK, from the coding sequence ATGTATAAACGAATTGTTGTTGGTGTAGATGGGTCAGAGCAATCAAACCATGCATTTGCGAAAGCGCTAGTCATAGCGGAAGCAAGTGAAGCTACACTTATTATTGGTCACGTAATGGATATTAGGAACTTCCCAAATGAGCACCTGTTGTATTCAGGTCAGCTTTGGGAGGAATGGAAAGGCGTAGCAGATGAACTGCTACAAGCACACAAGAAGCAGGCAGAAGCAAAAGGTGTTGTCGTGGAAACGGCATTCTCTTCTGGTAATCCGCGTATCCAAGTAGCAAAGGAATTAACGAAAGATTACGAGGCAGACTTGCTTATTACGTCAGCAACAGGACGTAACCGAATAGACCGTTTATTTACTGGAAGTGTGGCAGAGGCGGCAATGCGTCACTCACCTTGTGATTATTTAATCGTAAAAGGGTATGAGAACGCATCTAACCGATATACAAATATTGTAGTTGGAATTGATGGATCAAATCAGTCAGAAAACGCGGTACGCGAAGCTGCGATATTAGCTAAGGAACATGGTTCTGACTTAACAATCGTGTATGTCTTACCTGTCTCCTCGTATCAAGGTGTTGCCACCTCGTCCCCAGAATTAATGGAGAAACGAGAGCGAGAAAAGATTAAGGATATGCTTGCCTCCAACAAAGAGCGAGCAGAAGAGATGGGAGCATTAAATGTGAAAACGGAATTCCTTTATGGCAGTCCTCGCGAAAAGTTCTCGACCGGTCTTTCGAACACAATTAATCCAGACTTAATCGTTATCGGATCAACAGGAACAAATATGGTGACTCGCTTTATGATTGGAAGTGTGGCAGAAGCCGCGATGCGTCATGCACCATGCGATGTATTAACGGTTAAATGA
- a CDS encoding transporter associated domain-containing protein, producing MKNKTESEIICDGKIALRGLNNVFHTRIPEEEDNLAGFLLHQFGYLPSINEQLDYKDLQLKILEVDSKKVSRV from the coding sequence TTGAAAAACAAAACAGAATCAGAAATTATTTGCGACGGAAAAATTGCTTTACGCGGACTAAACAATGTGTTCCATACAAGAATACCTGAAGAAGAAGACAATTTAGCAGGATTTTTACTGCACCAATTTGGCTACTTGCCAAGCATTAACGAACAATTAGATTATAAGGACTTACAGTTAAAGATATTAGAAGTTGATTCAAAAAAAGTAAGTCGAGTATAA
- a CDS encoding mechanosensitive ion channel family protein — MFGDLWNSTYDLLSDTGFWLSVLGTVVKVIVILILARMILGFLKKVISQTLKKREGKYVNLSEQRSQTLVSLLHSIAANVIYFIAILLVLDELGFSLASVLVGAGVLGLAIGFGAQNVVRDVITGFFILYEDQFSVGDYITTGEYTGTVIDFGLRVTKIQDWTGEVNIIPNGHIEEVKNYSKENAYAVVDMRVSYQDRIETTQEIIEEACLSVFEKEENMIQKPEMLGLQEIGESGAVIRTIALCKPVMQWGVEREMRRAILDAFALKGVEVPYQQITVHQKGNVS; from the coding sequence ATGTTCGGAGACTTGTGGAATTCAACGTATGATCTACTATCCGACACGGGCTTTTGGCTAAGTGTTCTTGGTACTGTAGTGAAAGTCATTGTTATTTTAATTCTTGCTCGTATGATTCTGGGCTTCTTGAAAAAGGTAATTAGCCAGACGCTAAAAAAGAGAGAGGGAAAATACGTCAATTTATCAGAACAACGGAGTCAGACACTCGTTTCTTTGTTACATAGTATTGCTGCGAATGTCATTTACTTTATTGCTATTTTGCTTGTTCTTGATGAGCTTGGTTTCTCACTCGCCTCAGTTCTTGTTGGAGCTGGAGTTCTTGGTCTCGCGATTGGTTTTGGTGCGCAGAATGTAGTTCGCGATGTCATCACTGGTTTCTTTATCTTGTATGAAGACCAGTTCTCAGTAGGTGATTATATTACAACAGGTGAATATACAGGAACAGTAATTGACTTTGGCTTACGTGTAACGAAGATTCAAGATTGGACCGGAGAAGTAAATATCATTCCAAACGGTCATATTGAAGAAGTGAAAAATTATTCAAAAGAAAACGCTTATGCGGTTGTGGATATGCGTGTCTCGTATCAGGATCGGATCGAAACGACACAGGAAATCATTGAGGAAGCCTGCCTGTCAGTGTTTGAAAAAGAAGAGAATATGATTCAAAAACCGGAAATGCTTGGTTTACAAGAAATCGGCGAATCAGGTGCAGTTATTCGAACAATTGCTCTTTGTAAACCGGTGATGCAATGGGGAGTGGAACGTGAGATGAGACGTGCAATTTTAGATGCATTTGCATTAAAAGGTGTCGAGGTTCCTTACCAACAAATTACGGTACATCAAAAGGGAAATGTTTCTTAA
- a CDS encoding LacI family DNA-binding transcriptional regulator, with the protein MTTIKDVAKYANVSVATVSRVLNQKGYVSKEAEKAVTSAIEALNYKPNAIARTLYHKTSGMIGLLVPDIANPFFPELARSIEDIALKKGYTVVLCNTDSELVKEQQYVRALQQKYVDGLILATGTGSYEHYQTLDMPVVALDRFISKDIPTVVSENKNGAKAATMHLIEKGCTFIAHLRGPKGLAPADDRYEGFKEVVEAKGIAHIIVETGFHIEKAEEVVQRLLKQHPTVDGIFASSDVTAAGAMKAAHTLKREIPSEIQIVGFDGILFGDMLVPSLTTVQQPIYEMGVRSVELLVQLIEKKTLLSYWHELPTTLKLRGTTKGGSLSVKT; encoded by the coding sequence ATGACAACGATAAAAGATGTTGCAAAATATGCGAACGTCTCTGTAGCAACGGTCTCACGTGTGTTGAACCAAAAGGGATACGTCAGTAAAGAGGCAGAAAAAGCTGTTACTTCAGCAATAGAAGCTTTGAATTATAAACCAAACGCAATCGCCAGGACACTTTATCATAAAACATCAGGGATGATAGGTTTGCTTGTACCAGATATTGCGAACCCATTCTTTCCAGAGCTAGCGCGCTCAATTGAGGATATTGCTTTAAAAAAGGGCTATACCGTCGTACTTTGCAACACAGACAGTGAGCTCGTCAAAGAGCAACAGTATGTGCGGGCCTTGCAGCAGAAATACGTTGATGGACTCATCTTAGCCACAGGAACTGGCTCCTATGAACACTATCAGACATTGGATATGCCCGTAGTCGCTTTGGATCGCTTTATAAGTAAAGATATACCAACTGTTGTTTCCGAAAATAAAAACGGCGCAAAAGCTGCAACGATGCATCTAATTGAAAAAGGGTGTACGTTCATTGCACACTTAAGAGGACCAAAAGGTCTTGCACCAGCCGACGATCGATATGAAGGATTTAAGGAAGTGGTTGAAGCCAAAGGAATTGCTCATATTATCGTTGAGACAGGTTTCCACATCGAAAAAGCGGAAGAAGTGGTTCAACGTCTTCTAAAGCAACATCCTACCGTTGATGGTATTTTTGCAAGTAGTGATGTAACTGCCGCTGGTGCAATGAAAGCAGCTCATACGTTAAAGCGAGAGATCCCATCAGAAATACAAATTGTAGGTTTTGATGGCATCTTATTTGGAGACATGCTTGTTCCATCCTTAACGACAGTTCAGCAACCAATTTATGAAATGGGCGTACGTTCAGTTGAATTATTAGTACAATTAATTGAGAAAAAAACGTTGTTGTCCTACTGGCATGAGCTGCCGACAACATTAAAGTTACGAGGTACGACTAAAGGAGGTAGCTTAAGTGTCAAAACCTAA
- the rbsK gene encoding ribokinase, with translation MSKPKVTVIGSINMDMVTQTDVVPEQGETVMGTGFQTVFGGKGANQAVACARLGADVKMIGRVGDDAFGELLKGGLLAEGVSVDCVEPVTHCSSGVATILLSDRDNRIIVTPGANHRVDEAYVSSYEDVIASSDIVLVQLEIPLKTVVYTVDLCAKHQIPVILNPAPAQELPPETYEKSTYITPNESEQEQLFSKVSAALSEKLIVTQGANGVRWFENGQTEYVAGHQLVPVDTTGAGDTFNGALAVAIGNKQPLREAISFANAAAAVSVQSFGAQGGMPTTEEVWTFLANK, from the coding sequence GTGTCAAAACCTAAAGTAACCGTTATTGGAAGCATTAATATGGACATGGTTACCCAAACCGATGTGGTGCCAGAACAAGGTGAAACCGTTATGGGAACAGGATTTCAAACTGTTTTTGGAGGTAAAGGTGCTAACCAAGCAGTCGCTTGTGCAAGGCTTGGGGCTGATGTGAAAATGATTGGTCGCGTCGGTGATGATGCGTTTGGAGAGTTGCTTAAGGGTGGGCTACTCGCAGAAGGGGTTTCTGTCGACTGTGTGGAACCCGTTACACACTGTAGTTCAGGTGTCGCGACAATCCTTTTATCTGATCGTGATAACCGTATTATCGTAACTCCTGGTGCAAATCACCGTGTTGATGAAGCTTATGTATCTTCATACGAAGATGTAATCGCTTCAAGTGACATCGTTCTTGTGCAATTAGAAATTCCACTAAAAACAGTTGTATATACGGTGGATCTCTGTGCCAAACATCAAATCCCGGTCATTCTTAATCCTGCTCCTGCGCAAGAGCTCCCACCGGAAACATATGAGAAAAGCACATATATCACACCTAATGAATCGGAACAGGAGCAATTGTTTTCTAAAGTGAGTGCTGCTTTAAGCGAGAAGCTTATTGTGACGCAAGGAGCGAATGGAGTACGTTGGTTTGAGAATGGACAAACAGAATATGTTGCAGGCCATCAACTCGTTCCTGTTGATACGACAGGAGCTGGGGACACCTTTAATGGAGCACTTGCTGTAGCAATTGGTAACAAGCAACCCTTGCGTGAAGCCATTTCATTTGCTAATGCAGCTGCAGCTGTTTCCGTACAGTCATTTGGTGCACAAGGTGGTATGCCAACAACAGAAGAGGTTTGGACATTTCTCGCCAATAAGTAG
- the rbsD gene encoding D-ribose pyranase, whose product MKKTGILNRDIARVLASLGHTDHIVIADCGLPIPSGVECIDLSIKRGVPTFVEVLEEVLEDMEVEAMIAATEAKEKNPFVHHALQSKGIPTYYLPHEDLKAETHKVKTVIRTGESTPYANVILRAGVIF is encoded by the coding sequence ATGAAAAAAACTGGAATTTTAAATCGTGATATCGCTCGGGTGCTCGCATCACTCGGGCATACAGATCATATTGTCATTGCTGATTGTGGGTTACCAATTCCTTCAGGTGTCGAGTGCATTGATCTTTCCATTAAACGTGGAGTACCTACATTTGTTGAGGTACTTGAAGAAGTATTAGAAGACATGGAAGTAGAGGCAATGATCGCCGCAACAGAAGCTAAAGAAAAGAACCCTTTTGTTCACCATGCCTTACAGAGCAAAGGAATTCCAACGTACTACTTGCCACATGAAGATTTGAAAGCGGAAACACATAAGGTGAAGACGGTTATTCGTACAGGAGAAAGTACTCCGTATGCAAATGTTATTCTGCGAGCCGGCGTGATCTTTTAA
- a CDS encoding sugar ABC transporter ATP-binding protein → MIVEMSNISKSFNGNNVLKNVKFSLQKGEIHALMGENGAGKSTLMKILTGIYPRDEGVVRVKGREVAYNHPKDAELDGIAVIHQELNILPELSVAENLFLGNEQTFGKTGWLKTKEMNRHAEQALAELGLKVKATERAGRLSVGKQQLIEIAKALRTNADIIIMDEPTAALTDREIDTLFEVVRGLQEKGVTFVYISHRMEEIFSLCQRITVLRDGNYVSTEVIAETSFDEIVRLMVGRELGGRYPNQDLTPGEVKLSVKGISRKDEFESVTFDVRAGEIFGIAGLMGAGRSEVVETIFGYRRIDSGLIELDGKQVSFKSPVDAIKQGIGFVSEDRKTKGLIVDFSVRDNMNLTNLTSVSSGGVMQATKEQALYEELVKKLGVRTSGPNQRAKSLSGGNQQKVVIAKWLGIKPKVLILDEPTRGVDVGAKKEIYTIMNELAKQGVAIIMVSSELPEIIGMSTRVAVMFEGKLMKILDHDELSEETIMHEATGGEKHVRQ, encoded by the coding sequence ATGATTGTTGAGATGAGCAATATAAGCAAGTCTTTTAATGGAAACAACGTATTAAAGAATGTTAAATTCTCTCTTCAAAAAGGCGAAATTCATGCACTAATGGGTGAGAATGGAGCGGGAAAATCAACGCTTATGAAAATCTTAACAGGAATCTATCCTAGGGATGAAGGCGTTGTACGAGTAAAGGGACGAGAGGTTGCATACAACCATCCAAAAGATGCAGAGTTAGACGGAATTGCTGTGATTCACCAAGAATTAAATATCTTGCCAGAGCTTTCAGTAGCAGAGAATTTATTCTTAGGAAATGAACAGACGTTTGGAAAAACGGGCTGGTTAAAAACGAAGGAGATGAATCGGCATGCTGAACAAGCGTTGGCTGAACTTGGTCTTAAAGTAAAAGCTACAGAGCGAGCAGGACGTTTATCCGTTGGAAAGCAGCAATTGATTGAAATTGCAAAAGCTTTAAGAACGAATGCCGACATTATTATTATGGACGAACCAACTGCGGCGTTAACAGATAGGGAAATTGATACGCTGTTTGAAGTGGTTCGTGGTTTACAGGAAAAAGGCGTTACGTTCGTATATATCTCACACAGGATGGAAGAAATTTTCTCCCTCTGTCAACGTATTACCGTACTACGCGATGGAAACTACGTTTCAACAGAAGTGATTGCAGAGACAAGTTTTGATGAGATTGTCAGGCTAATGGTTGGAAGAGAACTTGGTGGGCGTTACCCGAATCAAGATTTGACACCTGGTGAGGTAAAGCTTTCGGTAAAAGGAATAAGTCGAAAGGATGAATTTGAAAGCGTTACCTTCGATGTTCGTGCTGGTGAGATTTTTGGAATTGCAGGGCTTATGGGTGCAGGTCGGTCAGAGGTTGTTGAAACCATTTTTGGTTACAGGCGCATAGATAGTGGTCTGATTGAGTTAGATGGCAAACAAGTTTCCTTCAAAAGTCCGGTCGATGCGATTAAACAAGGCATTGGCTTTGTATCAGAAGACCGCAAAACGAAAGGACTAATTGTTGATTTCTCGGTACGTGACAATATGAATTTAACCAACTTAACATCGGTTTCCTCTGGTGGCGTGATGCAAGCAACGAAAGAACAAGCATTATATGAAGAGTTAGTTAAAAAGCTTGGAGTCCGGACATCGGGTCCAAATCAACGAGCCAAATCTTTAAGTGGGGGCAATCAACAAAAAGTGGTTATTGCCAAGTGGCTTGGGATTAAGCCGAAAGTACTCATTCTTGATGAACCAACACGAGGCGTCGATGTTGGAGCGAAAAAAGAGATTTATACGATTATGAATGAACTGGCTAAGCAAGGAGTGGCGATCATAATGGTTTCGTCGGAGCTACCAGAAATTATCGGTATGAGTACACGAGTTGCGGTTATGTTTGAAGGAAAACTCATGAAGATCTTAGATCATGATGAGCTCTCGGAAGAAACAATTATGCACGAAGCAACAGGAGGAGAAAAGCATGTTCGACAATAA
- a CDS encoding ABC transporter permease subunit — protein MFDNKRVKAMAAMLGPFIGLFLIIVIISILNPSFLSASNLLNVLRQVSINALIAFGMTFVILTGGIDLSVGAILAFSGAVTATLLASGMDPMLAILLGLLVGAALGAINGMIIAKGKVAPFIATLATMTIYRGATLMFTDGRPVSNLGDSTVFQMIGGGYFFGIPMPAITMMVSFVILYFILKKTTFGRRVYAVGGNEEASILSGIKVDRIKIYVYSLTGFLAAVAGVILTSRLNSAQPTAGTMFELDAIAAVVLGGTSLTGGRGWIVGTLIGALIIGVLNNGLNLLGVSSFFQQVVKGSVILLAVLLDRRKTA, from the coding sequence ATGTTCGACAATAAACGAGTCAAAGCAATGGCAGCGATGCTGGGTCCATTTATCGGTTTGTTTTTAATTATAGTAATCATAAGTATTTTAAACCCTAGTTTTCTATCAGCTTCGAACTTGCTAAATGTCCTTCGGCAAGTATCCATTAATGCATTAATTGCCTTTGGAATGACCTTTGTTATTCTTACAGGTGGCATTGATTTATCTGTTGGTGCGATTCTCGCATTCTCTGGAGCAGTAACGGCTACCCTGCTTGCTTCAGGAATGGATCCGATGCTCGCGATTCTTCTAGGGTTGCTCGTAGGAGCTGCGCTTGGAGCGATCAACGGAATGATTATTGCAAAAGGAAAAGTGGCTCCTTTTATTGCGACACTAGCGACTATGACGATTTACCGTGGGGCCACATTGATGTTCACAGATGGACGTCCCGTTTCTAATTTAGGTGATTCAACCGTGTTTCAAATGATTGGTGGCGGTTACTTTTTTGGTATTCCAATGCCGGCAATTACGATGATGGTTAGTTTTGTTATCTTGTATTTTATCTTAAAGAAAACAACATTTGGACGACGTGTGTATGCAGTTGGTGGCAACGAAGAGGCATCCATTTTATCGGGAATTAAAGTTGATCGAATCAAAATTTACGTGTATTCACTGACGGGCTTTTTGGCTGCGGTAGCGGGTGTGATCTTAACCTCACGTTTAAACTCGGCACAGCCAACGGCGGGAACGATGTTTGAATTAGATGCCATTGCAGCGGTTGTCCTTGGTGGAACAAGTTTAACCGGTGGAAGAGGCTGGATTGTCGGCACGCTTATCGGTGCCTTAATTATAGGAGTCTTGAATAATGGATTGAACTTGTTAGGCGTGAGCTCGTTCTTCCAGCAAGTAGTAAAAGGAAGCGTTATCTTACTCGCGGTCTTGCTTGATCGTAGAAAAACAGCTTAA
- the rbsB gene encoding ribose ABC transporter substrate-binding protein RbsB: MKKLQLSVAMFGITAMLAACSMDAPVSDEALPEGGNEGGASDGEFTVGLSVSTMNNPFFVTLGEGAEAKATELGFEMVSVDAQDDSAKQINDIEDLIQRGVDLIIINPTDSSAVAAAVQSANDADIPVITVDRAADNGEVVTHIASDNIAGGEMAGELLLELVGENAVVAELEGIPGSSAARERGEGFNNIADHSFNVGAKQTANFARAEGLTVMENILQSNPDIMGVFAHNDEMALGALEAISAAGRDDIVVVGFDATDDAVASVESGGLAGTIAQQPTLIGEEAIEAAAAVLNGENVEDFIPVDLELIRQ; the protein is encoded by the coding sequence ATGAAAAAACTTCAATTATCGGTTGCCATGTTTGGGATTACAGCAATGCTTGCTGCTTGTTCAATGGACGCACCAGTTTCAGATGAGGCGTTACCAGAGGGTGGCAATGAAGGTGGAGCGAGTGATGGAGAGTTTACTGTTGGTTTATCTGTTTCAACAATGAATAACCCCTTCTTTGTTACATTAGGGGAAGGGGCAGAAGCAAAAGCAACTGAGCTCGGTTTTGAAATGGTTTCTGTTGACGCACAAGACGATAGTGCAAAACAAATCAACGACATTGAGGATCTTATTCAACGCGGAGTTGATTTAATTATAATCAATCCAACTGATTCTTCTGCTGTAGCGGCTGCAGTTCAATCAGCTAATGATGCAGACATCCCAGTTATAACGGTAGACCGAGCAGCTGACAATGGAGAGGTCGTCACTCATATTGCATCTGATAACATCGCTGGAGGCGAGATGGCTGGAGAGCTTTTACTCGAACTAGTTGGTGAAAATGCAGTAGTTGCAGAACTTGAAGGTATACCTGGTTCCTCTGCTGCTCGAGAACGTGGAGAAGGATTTAACAATATTGCTGATCATTCCTTTAACGTAGGCGCAAAGCAAACAGCGAATTTTGCCCGCGCTGAAGGATTAACGGTGATGGAAAACATATTGCAAAGTAACCCTGACATCATGGGGGTATTCGCGCACAATGATGAAATGGCACTTGGTGCACTTGAGGCAATCTCTGCAGCTGGTCGTGATGATATCGTTGTAGTTGGTTTTGACGCGACAGACGATGCTGTAGCCTCTGTAGAGAGTGGCGGTCTTGCCGGCACAATTGCTCAGCAACCAACACTAATTGGGGAAGAAGCGATTGAAGCGGCAGCAGCTGTATTAAATGGTGAAAATGTAGAAGACTTTATCCCAGTTGATCTTGAGTTGATTCGGCAGTAA
- a CDS encoding carbon-nitrogen hydrolase family protein, with protein sequence MKQFRIAVVQAKRDPYNEQRNTKDGLAFVHEAKSKGADMVLFPECWITGYEFPDLNKPYADLKDDPSFIKWREEALTKESPHVQAFCNLAKQLQIAIVITGYTKGEKAPRNSAFVINKAGEIAFQYDKVHTCDFADEKMLESGNSFHVCNVDGVQIGIMICYDREYPESARILMLKGAELILVPNDCETMAPRVQALSTRAYENMTGIVMANPPRENAGFSCAFSPICWDENGKAMDNTVMMADETSEGLFMAEFDLDKLRNYRKKEMMGNTFRKVKAYGELLREAVEEPFVR encoded by the coding sequence ATGAAGCAATTTCGTATTGCAGTTGTGCAAGCGAAACGTGATCCGTATAACGAACAGCGAAATACGAAAGATGGACTCGCGTTTGTTCATGAAGCAAAATCAAAAGGAGCGGATATGGTCCTATTTCCTGAATGTTGGATTACTGGATATGAGTTCCCAGATCTCAATAAACCATATGCGGACTTAAAAGACGACCCTTCGTTTATAAAGTGGCGTGAAGAAGCATTAACTAAAGAAAGTCCACATGTGCAGGCGTTTTGTAACCTTGCCAAGCAACTTCAAATTGCTATTGTTATTACTGGTTATACAAAAGGAGAAAAAGCTCCGCGCAATAGTGCTTTTGTTATTAATAAAGCAGGGGAAATCGCTTTTCAATATGACAAAGTTCACACATGTGATTTTGCTGATGAAAAGATGTTGGAGTCTGGTAATTCATTTCACGTATGCAACGTGGACGGTGTGCAGATAGGCATTATGATTTGTTATGATAGAGAATATCCAGAAAGTGCTCGAATTTTAATGTTGAAAGGCGCAGAACTCATTTTAGTACCAAATGATTGTGAGACGATGGCCCCAAGAGTACAGGCGCTATCAACGAGAGCGTATGAAAATATGACAGGTATAGTTATGGCGAACCCTCCTCGAGAAAATGCAGGTTTTTCTTGTGCATTTAGCCCAATTTGTTGGGATGAGAACGGGAAAGCAATGGATAATACCGTGATGATGGCAGACGAAACAAGTGAAGGACTGTTTATGGCAGAGTTCGATTTAGACAAATTACGCAACTATCGTAAAAAGGAAATGATGGGAAATACATTTCGGAAAGTAAAGGCTTACGGAGAGCTGTTAAGAGAGGCGGTGGAAGAACCGTTTGTGCGTTGA
- a CDS encoding GntR family transcriptional regulator encodes MLREWVGTISTIDTKRVNGSTRDFVYQTIKNQIINLELEPGKKISEKEVAKLLEVSKTPVREAFLMLAQEDLLDVFPQSGTFVSYISLELVEEGRFVRQKIEAAIVKEACLSFGADQLFQLESNLAMQELCLEKGTHQRLFELDEEYHRTLFEGCKKNRSWKMIRQMNSHFDRLRVLRLASNPEWTGIVSQHKNIFEAIRNQDIELAVKVMNDHLEAVNYEKDQLRLNYPTYFS; translated from the coding sequence TTGTTAAGAGAGTGGGTGGGAACGATTTCTACGATTGATACGAAGAGAGTAAACGGTTCTACTAGGGATTTTGTATATCAGACGATTAAGAATCAAATTATTAACTTGGAATTAGAGCCAGGAAAGAAAATTTCTGAAAAAGAAGTAGCGAAGTTACTTGAAGTAAGTAAGACACCGGTTCGAGAAGCCTTTTTGATGCTTGCGCAAGAAGATTTATTAGATGTCTTTCCACAAAGTGGCACATTTGTATCGTATATAAGCTTAGAATTGGTTGAAGAAGGGCGTTTTGTCAGACAGAAAATTGAAGCCGCAATTGTTAAAGAGGCGTGCTTATCCTTTGGCGCAGACCAATTATTTCAATTAGAAAGCAACTTAGCAATGCAAGAGTTGTGCTTAGAAAAAGGAACGCATCAACGGTTATTTGAACTTGATGAAGAGTACCATCGGACATTATTTGAAGGGTGTAAGAAAAATCGATCTTGGAAGATGATTCGACAAATGAACAGTCATTTTGATCGGCTGCGAGTTCTAAGGTTAGCTTCAAACCCTGAATGGACGGGAATTGTCTCGCAGCACAAAAATATATTCGAGGCAATTCGTAATCAAGACATTGAATTAGCTGTAAAAGTAATGAATGACCACTTAGAAGCCGTTAATTATGAAAAAGACCAGTTAAGATTAAATTATCCGACTTATTTCTCTTAA